A genomic region of Ursus arctos isolate Adak ecotype North America unplaced genomic scaffold, UrsArc2.0 scaffold_8, whole genome shotgun sequence contains the following coding sequences:
- the LOC113268732 gene encoding small nuclear ribonucleoprotein F-like → MSLLLNPKPFLNGLTGKPIMVEPKWGMEYKGYLVSVDGYMNMQLANIEENIDGALSGHLAEVLIRYNNVLYIRGVKEEEEGEMRK, encoded by the coding sequence ATGAGTTTGCTGCTCAATCCCAAACCTTTTCTGAATGGATTAACAGGAAAACCAATAATGGTGGAACCTAAGTGGGGAATGGAGTACAAAGGCTACTTGGTATCTGTAGATGGCTATATGAACATGCAGCTTGcaaacatagaagaaaacatagatggaGCATTGTCTGGACATTTGGCTGAAGTTTTAATAAGGTATAATAATGTCCTTTATATCAGGGGTgttaaagaagaggaagaaggggaaatgagaaaatag